The DNA sequence GCTGGCCTGGCTCCACTACAGCGCGGGTCACGGGGCGCCGCCGCGCCGCGGCGGCTGGCTTCACCGGCTCCTGGGCGTCGGCCTGGCCGGGGTGGCGCTGCTGGGCCCCTGGCCGGGAGCGCTGGCCCGCGCCACCGTCCACGCCCACGACGTCCCGGCGCTCGGGCTGCGCTACCACACCGCGGACGTCACGCCCCTGGGCGGGGCCGCCCTGCTGCTGGCGCTGCTGGCCATGGTGGTGCCGGCCGGGCGCTACCTGCGCGGCGCCCTGGCCGGCGTGCCCGGCTCCTGGCCCCACCTGGCGGGCTTCGCCGTGCTGCTGGGCACGGCGGTGGTGGAGGTGCTCACGGCGGGGCAGCTGCTGGCGGCGCCGTACCTGCTCGACGTCGGCTTCCTGGTGGCCACGCTGACCATCGGCGCCGAGCTGGTGGGGCGCGCCACCGGCGACGCGCAGCGGCTCACCGCGCTGTCGGCGCGGCTGGAGCGGACGGTGGAGGAGCGCACCGCGCAGCTGGCCCTGGCCCACCAGGCGCTGGCGCAGCAGGACCGGCTGGCGGCGCTGGGCCGGCTGGCCGGTGGCGTGGCCCACCAGATCAACAGCCCGCTCTCCGCCATCACCGCCAACTCCGGCTTCCTGCACGCCGAGCTGGGCGCGGCCCAGGCGCCCCCGGCCACCGCGGACCTGCGCGAGGCGGCCGTCGAGATCGGCCAGGCGGCCCAGCGCATCCGCGAGGTGGTGCTGGACCTGGCGCTCTTCTCGCGCGGGCCGGATCGGGTGGGGGCCACCAGCGTCGAGCTGCGCCCCGTCATCGACTCGGCGGTGCGGCTGCTGCGCCACGAGCTGGGGCAGGCCGAGGTGGTGGCCGTGGAGGACGGCGGGGCGGGGGCGGTGGAGGCCGACCCGGCGCGCCTGGTCCAGGTGCTGTTCAACCTGCTGACCAACGCGGCCCAGGCCCTGCCGGCCGGGGGCCGCACCCCGGGCGCGGTGGTGGTGCGGACCCGCCGGGACGGCGAGCGGGTGCTCCTCGAGGTGGAGGACCACGGCCCCGGCATCCCGCGGGAGCACCTGGGGCGGGTGCTGGAGCCGTACTTCACCACCAACCAGGCGGACGGGGCCAGCGGCCTCGGCCTCTCCGTCAGCCACGGCCTGGTGCGCGCCATGGGCGGGCAGTTCACCCTGGAGAGCGAGCCGGGGCGCGGCACCCGGGCGCGGATCTGGCTGCCGGCCGGCCAGGCGCTCAGCGCGCCACGTCGAAGCGATCCAGCCGGAGCGTGAAGGTGGCGCGCCCCTGGGTGAGCGAGCGCAGGTCGGTGGCGTAGCCGAAGAGCCGGCGCAGCGGGGCCTCGCCGGACACCAGCCGCACCGCGGCGCCGCGCTCCGCCACGTCGAGGATGGTGCCGCCCCGCCGGTCCAGGCTGGCGATGACGTCGCCCAGGTGCTCGGCCGGCGCCACCACCTCGACCCGCGCCACCGGCTCCAGCAGCACCGGGCCGGCCCGCTCGGCCGCCTGGCGCACCGCCGCCGCCGCCGCCACCTTGTAGGCGAACGGGCGGGAGGCGCCCTCGCGCCAGGACGCGCCGGTCACCTCCACCCGCACGTCCTGCAGCGGGTGGCCCTGCAGGACCCCGCTCTCCGCGCCCTCGCGCGCGCCGGCCAGCAGCAGCTCGAGCGCCTCGCCGCGCAGGAAGGGCAGGGCCGCCGCGGCCGGGGCCAGCTCCACCACCAGGCCCGCCCCGCGCCCGAGCGGCGTCAGCCGCACCGCCACCTGGCCGAAGACCGGGGCGCCGTCGAGGAGCCGCTCGAAGGTGGCCTCGCCCAGGCCGGCGGCCGACACCGTCTCGCGCAGCACCACCTGGGGCGCCCCGGTGCGCACCGCCAGGCCGAACTCGCGGCGCAGCCGCTCGGCCACCACCTCCAGGTGCAGCTCACCCATGCCCGAGACCAGGAGCTGGCCGGTCTCGCGGTCCTCGCCGAAGGTGATGGAGGGGTCCTCGTCGGCCAGCCGCGCCAGCGCCTCCAGCAGCGGGTCGCGGTCGGCCTGGGCGGCCGGCTCGATGGCCTGCGAGACCACCGGGGTGCAGGCCCCCAGCCGCTCCAGCAGCACCGGGTGGTCGCGGTGGCACAGGGTGTCGCCGGTGCGGGTCTCCTTGAGCCCCATGACCGCCACCAGCTGCCCGGCCGCGGCCTGGGCCAGGCGGGTCTTCTGGGCGGCGTGCATGAGGAGCAGGCGGGAGACCCGCTCGGCCCGGCCCAGGCTGGCGTTCCAGACCTCGTCCCCCTCGGCCAGCCGCCCGGCGTAGATCCGCAGGAAGACGAAGCGGCGCCGCTCGTCGAGCAGGGAGACCTTGAAGGCCAGCGCCAGCAGCGGCCCGGCCTCGTCGGCGGGGCGCGGCGGCACCGGCTGGCCGGCCGGGGTGTGCCCCTCCGGCGGGGCCACGTCGAGCGGCGAGGGCAGCCAGTCGCAGATGGCGTCGAGCAGCTGCGGCAGCCCCTGGTTGTGCAGCGCCGAGCCGCACAGCAGGGGCACGAACCGCCCCGCCACGGTGGCGCGCCGGATGGCCTGGCGCAGCCCCGCCTCGTCGAGGTCGCGGTCGGAGAGCAGCGCCTCGGCGGCCTGGTCGTCGTGGTCGGCCAGCAGCTCCAGCAGGGTCCGCCGGTCCGCCTCTCCCTGCGGCGACAGGCCGGGCGCGGCGGTGAAGGCGCGCGGGTCGTCGCGGTCGAGGAAGCGCACGGTGGTGCGCGCCACCAGGTCCTCGAAGCCGGCGAAGGCCGCCTCCGCGCCCAGGGGGCGCTGCACGGCCGCGAAGGCGTGGTCCGGGAAGCGGCGGCGCAGCGAGGCCAGGGTGGCCGGGAGGTCGGCGCCCACCCGGTCCATCTTGTTGGCGAAGGCCAGGCGCGGCACCCGCCAGCGGTCGGCCTGGCGCCACACCGCCTCCGACTGCGGCTCGACCCCGTGGGCCGCGTCGAAGACCGCCACCGCCCCGTCGAGCACCCGCAGGGACCGCTCCACCTCCACGGTGAAGTCCACGTGGCCGGGGGTGTCCACCAGGTGCAGGTCGTGGCCGCGCCAGGCCAGGCTGGTCACGGCGGCGGTGATGGTGATGCCCCGCTCGCGCTCCAGCTCCATCCAGTCCATGACGGCCTGGCCCTCGTGCACCTCGCCCATCTTGTGGGTCCGGCCGGCCACGAAGAGCAGCCGCTCGGTGACGGTGGTCTTGCCGGCGTCGATGTGGGCCATGATCCCGAGGTTGCGGATGGCCCGCATGCGCTTCGTCGCGGCCCTCGATGGCCCCGCCTCGTCCCCTCCCATGGCGCTCCTCCCGAGGCGCAGCATAGCCCCGAGCGGCGCCGAGCCGGCCACGGGAGCGGCGGGGCGGCCGGTCGCTCAGGGGGCGGGGGCCGGCCGGGGCGGGTCGCCGAGGTCGAGGCGCAGCACCGACTCCGGGTCCACCCACAGCCCGTCCACCTTGACGCCCCAGTGGAGGTGCGGCCCGGTGGAGCGGCCGGTGGAGCCCACCTGGCCGATGCGCTGGCCCCGCGCCACCCGCGCGCCGGGGCCCACCTCCACCGCCGCCTGGTGCAGGTAGGAGGAGTAGACCCCCGCGCCGTGCCACAGGACGGTGGTCCAGCCGGAGTGGTAGCAGCGGCGCGCCAGCACCACCACGCCGTCGGCGGCGGCCAGCACCGGGTCGCCGCGGGCGCCGTCGAGGTCCAGCCCGTAGTGCACGCTGGCGGCGGTGCCGTTGAAGACCCGCTGGTCGCCGTAGCGGCCGGTGACCTCGGCCACGCGCGGGCGCCCGAAGGCCGCCCCGAAGAGCGGCGGCTCGAAGGGCTGCCGGTAGGCCTCGGCCAGCGCGGCCGCGTCGGCGGCGATCTGGGCGGCGGCCGAGGCGGGCGGGGAGAGGAAGCGCGGCGCCACCGAGAGCCGGGTGGCGCGGAAGGCGGCCGCGTCGATCTCGAGCGCCACCGGCACCGGCGCGCCGCCGCTGGAGAGGGAGAGCGCGGCCGGCCCCGGGGCGGCCTCGGTGGGCAGCGGCGCCAGGGCCCGCCAGCGGCCCTCCCCGGCCGGGAAGAAGCGGAGCGGGCGGCCCAGCAGGGCGCCCTCCGGCGCGGCCTCGGCGCCGGCCACGGTGACCAGCACCGCGTCGCCCGGGCGGGCCCGGGGCGGGGAGACCTCGGCGGTGGCGGCCGGCAGCAGGGCGGCCAGGATCAGCGGGGCGAGCATGGGCCGGGATCCTGCCGCGGATCCGGCGGCGGGGGAACCCCGGCTGGCCGGGGGCCGCGCGGGAGGGCACGGCGCGCCGGCGCGGCGGGCGCTTCAGGGGGTGCGGCGACGCGAGGGGATCTCCTGGCGGCCCCTCAGGCCCCGCCCGGCCGGCGCAGCGGGCAGGCGGCGCAGACCGGGTGCTCCTCGTGACGCTCGGTGAAGGTCCGGAAGGCCCTGGAGGTCCAGAGCTCCCGCAGCGGCGAGGCGGCGGCGCTGCCGAAGTCGCCCAGCTCGCCCCGCCAGGCGGCCGGGTGGGGGCAGGGGGCCAGCCGCCCGTCGGGCAGCAGCCAGGCCTCGCGCCCCAGGAACGGGCAGGGGCCGAGCGGCGCCGGCGCGGCCGGGTCGAGCGCCAGCTCCCCGCAGCCGGCCAGCTCGAGCGGCCCGGCGGGGCGGCGCACCTCGGCGGCGGCGGCCCGGGCGGCGGCGGCGGCCCGGTTCCAGCGGGCCAGGCCGGCGGCGCTGCGGGTCAGCGCCCGCGCCAGCAGGTGCGGCGCCCGCGGCTGCAGCTGGTTCACCTTGACCCGGTCCACGCCCAGGGCGCCGGCCAGCCGCACCAGGTCGGGCAGCTCGTCCACGTTCCCGGCCTGGGCCGTCACCTGGAAGGAGAGCCGGCCCCGCACCCCGGTGCGCGCCGCCGCCTCGTCGCGGGCGGCCGCCACCTGGCGCACCCCCTCGATCGCCGCGGCGAAGTCGAGCCCCGCCATGATGGCCTCGGCGGTGGCGGCGGTGGCCCCGTTCCAGGAGACCTTGACGTCGCTGGCCAGCGGGTAGAGGCGCGCCCCCCAGGCGGCCGCGCCGCGCCCTGGCCAGGTCCCGCTGGTGGTGAGGTTGAGCCGCAGCCTGGTCGCCGCCAGCGCGTCGAGCAGGGCGTCGAACCCGGCCCACAGCAGGGGCTCGCCCATGGTGGAGGGGATGACCTCGCGGAGCGCCCCGCCCCGCAGCTGGGCCAGGGCCGAGAGCGCCAGGGCCGGGTCCATGCGGCGGGGCGGGCCGGCGCGGGGCCCCGCCGCGGCGCGCGCCTGGCCGCACTCGCACATGTCGCAGGCCAGCGTGCAGTCGTCCGGGTCGGTGACCAGGGTGAGGCGCCAGGGGCCGGCGGGGTGGGGGAGGCGCGTTGACAAGTGATCCGTTGTAACGGAAAAGTCTCCACCCATGAAGAGCACACGCGAGGGGACCGTCAAGAGAGGGCGCGGGCGGACGGCCGCGCCCGAGTCCAAGGCGGCCGGTGAGCCGCGCGAGGTGGCGGCGGCGGCGTCCGACCTGACGCCGGTGGTGGGCTCGAACCTGCGGCGGCTGCGCGGGCAGCGCGGCCTCTCGCTGGAGAAGCTGGCCCGCCTCTCCGGCGTGTCGCGCGCCATGCTGGGGCAGATCGAGCTGGGCCAGAGCGCCCCCACCATCAACGTGCTCTGGAAGATCGCCAGCGCCCTGGGCGTGCCCTTCTCCGGCCTCATCAGCGCCCGGCAGGAGGGGAGCGTGCACGTGCTGCGGGCCGGGCAGGCCAAGCTGCTCACCAGCCACGACGGCGCCTTCAGCTCGCGCGCCCTCTTCCCCTTCGACTCCCCGCGGCGGGTCGAGTTCTACCAGCTGACCCTGAGGCCGGGCGCCGCCGAGAAGGCCGACGCCCACAACCCCGGCACGGTGGAGAACCTGGTGGTGGCGCAGGGGTCGGTGGAGATCGAGGCCGACGGCCGGCGCGAGCAGCTCGACGCCGGCGACGCCATCGTCTTCGAGGCCGACGTGCCGCACGTCTACCGCAACCGGTCGGGCGGCGAGGCGGTGATGTTCCTGGTCATGACCTACGCCGACACGGTGGGGTAGGGCGTCCCGCCGCAGCCCCCGAAGGGCCCCCTTCGTCGCGGCTCCTCCGACACGGACCGTCCGCTGACGGCGCCGCGGTAAGCTCCCGGCTCCGGCCCGCAGGTGGGGGGCCGGCGAGAGGCCGCACGGTGTCCACTCCGACGGGCGTACTGCTGGTGCAGCGGGGCGTGGCCACCCAGGCCATGGTCGATCAGGCCTGGCGCGAGGGGAAGGCGCACGGGGAGCGGCTCTGCTCGCGCCTCCTGGCCATGGGGGTGGACCAGGGCCACCTGGCCGAGGTCCTGTCTGAGAAGCAGGGCGTGCCGGGCGTGGACCTCTCCCGCTGCGTCATCGACCTCTCGCTGCTCGACCTGGTGCCCCGGCTGGTGGCCGACCACGACCTGATCCTGCCGCTCTCCGACGAGGGCGGCCGGCTCCACCTGGCCATGTCCACGCCGCACGACGAGCGGGTGCTCTCGGAGGTCCGGTTCGTCACGGGGCGGGAGGTCTCGGCCTACGTCTGCGTGCAGTCGGCCGCCCGCCAGGCCATCACCCAGGCCTACGACGCCCGCGAGCGGGGCGAGGCGACCTGGCGCGGGCCGCTGGCCGACCCTGGGCCGCCGCCGGTGCTGGCCGCGGTGCTCCCGCCCGGCGCCGCCGCCGAGCCGCCCGAGGTGGAGGTGCTCATCGCGGAGGACGTGCTGCCCGAGCTGGCCGACGACGACCTGGTGGCCGTCGAGAGCGGTGCGCCCATCCTGCCCGGCGAGGACGAGCCCATGGGCCGCCCCGGCGCCGGCGAGGAGGTGGTGCTGGCGGTGCGGGCCGCTGGCCGCCGCACCGTGCTGGTGGTGGACGACGAGGCGGAGATCCGGCTGCTGGTGCAGAGGGCCCTGGAGAAGCACGGCTTCGCGGTGGAGGTGGCGGTCGACGGCGCCGAGGCGCTGGCCAAGTGCGAGGCGCTGGTGCCCGACCTGGTGCTGCTCGACGCCATGCTGCCCAAGGTGCACGGCTTCGAGGCCTGCCGCCGCATCAAGTCCTCACCGCGCACCCGCCACGTGCCGGTCATCATGATGACCGCCGTCTACCGCGGCTGGCGCTTCGCCCAGGACGCCCGCGAGGCCTACGGGGCGGAGGACTACATCGAGAAGCCCTTCCGCTTCGACGACGTGCTCAGGCGCATCGAGGCGGTGCTGGAGTCCACCGCCTCCCGCCCCACCACCGGCGCCGCCCTGGCCGCGCCGCACATCGCCCGCGGCAAGGAGCTCTTGCTGGCCAACCGGCTGCCCGAGGCGCAGGCGTCCTTCGAGGCCGCCATCGGGGCCGACCCCTGGTCGGCCGAGGCCCACGCCCAGCTGGCCCGCACCCTGCGGGCGCGCGGCGACGCCTTCGCCGCCATGACGGCCTTCGAGCGCGCCGCCGAGCTCCGGCCGGGCTACCTGCCGGCCCTGCGCGCGCTGGCCGGGCTGTACGAGGAGAAGGGCTTCCGCCGCAAGGCCGCCGAGACGCTGGAGCGGGCCCTGCTGGCCGCCGGCGACGAGCCGGTGCGCGAGGCCATCAAGCAGGACCTGCTGGCGCTGATCGGCTGAGGCCGGGGCGGGCGGAGTCCTCCCCGGCCCGACCACGTCCGCCCCTGGGCCCAGGCGCGCTGGCCGCGCCGAGGGCGTGGGCGCCATGCCCGTGATCCGGGCACCGGCTTGCCCGGGCGCTGCCCATGGATCGGGCCCGTTCGTGCGAAATGCGGCGTCCCAGCGCCTTCCGGTGGCGGCACGGCGGCTGCACTACCGGCCTGGCGAACGACACGCTCGACGCCCGGCAGGTCCGGGCGACCTTCACGACACCTCTTGGTCCCCAGGGAGAGAAGATGGCTGATCCGACCGTCGCAGAGCTGGCGAAGAACCTGGCGGACACCCAGACCGCGCTCAACATCGTCTACACGGTGCTGGCCGGCGCCCTGGTGATGTTCATGCAGGCCGGCTTCGCCCTGGTGGAGACCGGCCTGACGCGGGCCAAGAACGTGGCCCACACCATGGGCATGAACTTCTTCGTCTACGCCATCGGCATCCTGGGCTTCTACTTCGTCGGCTTCGGCCTGCAGATGGGCTCGTTCGGCCCCATGCCCACCTTCGGCGGCGACGCCACGCTCTCCTCGCCGATGTTCGCCGTCGAGCTCTTCGGTAAGCCGTTCGAGCTCTTCGGCACCAGCGGCTTCATGCTCCCGCCGGCCATGTTCACGCCGGCGGTGGCCACCATGTTCTTCTTCCAGATGGTGTTCATGGACACCACCTGCACCATCCCCACCGGCGCGGCGGCCGAGCGCTGGAAGATCACCAGCTTCATCATCTTCTCCTTCGTGATCTCCACCCTCATCTACCCGATCTACGGCGCCTGGGTCTGGGGCGGCGGCTGGCTGGCGGACCTCGGCGCCAACTTCGGCCTGGGCCACGGCCACGTCGACTTCGCCGGCTCCTCGGTGGTGCACATGACCGGCGGCGTGATGGCCTTCGTGCTGGCCAAGATGATCGGCCCGCGCATCGGCAAGTACACCTCCGACGGCCGGGTCAACCCCATCCCGGCCCACAACATCGCCCAGGTCATGACCGGCACCTTCATCCTGGCCTTCGGCTGGTTCGGCTTCAACGCCGGCTCCACGCTGTCGGGCATGGACACCCAGCTGGCCATCGCGGCCCTGAACACCATGCTGGCCTCCGCCGCTGGCGCCTTCGGCGCCTACGTCTTCGTCAAGATCAAGTTCGGCAAGCCCGACCCGACCTGGCTGGCCAACGGCATGCTGGCCGGCCTGGTGGCCATCACCGCTCCCTGCGCCTTCCTCGAGTCCTGGGCGGCCATCCTGGTGGGCGCCATCGCCGGCGTGCTGGTGGTGGTGGCGGCCATCTTCATCGACACCAGGCTCAAGGTCGACGATCCGGTCGGCGCGGTGGCGGTGCACGGCGTCAACGGCGCCTGGGGCATCGTGGCGCTGGGGCTCTTCGCCAACGGCAAGTACGGCGAGGGCTGGAACGGCGTGGCGGGCAAGGTGACCGGCCTCTTCTACGGCGACGCCGGGCAGCTCTACGCCAACCTGATCGGCATCGTGGCCAACGTCCTCTGGGTGGCCCCGGTGGCGGCGCTGACCTTCTGGGTCATCGGCAAGCTGGTCGGCAACCGGGCCTCGGCCGAGTCGGAGGTGGCCGGCCTCGACATCGACGAGATGGGCGTGCACGGCTACGTCTTCGACTCCGGCCCGACGCACGGGCTGGCGCCGCGGGGGGGTGAGCCCTCCAGGTCGCCGGCCGCGGTCGGCGCGCTGTCGCCGAGCCACGAGTAGCGGGTGCAGGGCTGGCCTCGCCCCCGCGGGGGGGCAGAGGCCTGGGAACGGGCAGCAGAGGGGTCTGCTGCGCGCGGGTGAGGCGTCCGGGGATCGAGTGATCCCCGGACGTCTCTTTTTTCAGCGCTCCGTGGCCACGGCCACGCCGCTCGCCAGCACCAGCGCCGCGCCGACCAGGCCGACCCCGTCGATGGTCTCGCCGAAGGCCGCCCAGCCGATGAGCGCGGCGGTGAGGGGCTCGAGGTAGGAGAGCGCCCCCACCACGGCCGACGGGATCAGGTTCACCCCGCGGAAGAAGAGGGTGGTGGCGAGCACGCCGCACACCAGCGAGCCCAGGCCCACCCGCAGCGCCCCCGGGCCCGCGTCCGGGATGGCCCCGCCGCCGAAGACCAGCAGCAGCACCCCGGCCGACACCAGCGCGTGCAAGGACACCACGGCCGGCGGCGAGAAGGACCGCCCGGCCCGCTGCGCCGCGAAGACGAAGGCGGCGTAGAAGACGGCGCTGGTGGCGCCCAGCCCGGCGGTCACCAGGGCCACCTCCTCGCCCGGGTGCCAGACCAGCAGCGCCAGCCCCAGCAGCGACACCGGGGTGGCCACCAGGGCGCGCCGCGAGCGGCGCTCGCCGGTGAGGAGCGGCGCCAGCAGGGTGACGAGGAGCGGCGCCAGGTAGTGGGTCAGCACCGCCACCGCCACCGGGCCGCGGTCGATGGCGGCGAAGTAGAAGCCCACGCTGCCGGCGTCGGCCACCCCGAGCAGCAGCAGCGCCACCACGGCGCCCCGGTCGCGGAAGGGGGCGCGCGACACCACCAGCGGCAGGGGCAGCGCCATCACCAGCAGCGCCAGCCAGGCGGCCTGCGCCGGCGGCAGGCCGGCCGGGCGCAGCACCAGCGACCAGCCGCCCCAGAGGACGGCCGCCAGGGCCGTCAGGCCCGCTCCGATGGCCCGGTCGCCGCGCATGGGGCGCGCACCATGGCACGGGCCGGCGCGGGCGCGAAGGGAGGGGACCCGGCCGGGCGGTCACCTCACAGGGCGCCCTCGCCCCGCTCCCCGGTGCGGAGCCTGACCACCTCGTCCACCGGCCCGGCGTGCAGCAGCCCGTCGTCGGCGCGGCCGGTGCGGAGCCAGCGGGTCAGGTCGTGCAGGAGGCGCGGCGCCAGCGGGGAGGGCACCACCAGCTCGATGCGCAGCAGCGGGGCCAGGTCGGGCGGGGTGGCCACGCCGCGGTACCGCCCGCCGGCCACCCCGGTGGCGCCCTTCACCTCGGTCACGGTGAGCCCGCCCACCCAGTCGAGGGAGAGGACGCGCTTCACGTCGTCCAGCCGGCCCGGGGGAACGATGGCCTCGAGCTTGGTCATGCGGACGCCTCCTCGGCGGGCAGCGCCAGGTGCGAGGCGCCTGGGAGGGGGCGCTTGCACGGAGGGTGCCGGGGGGGGGGGCGGCTTCGGCGGCGACCTCGACCTCGACCTCGACCCCGACCTCGACCTCGACCTCGACCTCGACCCCGACCCCGACCCCGACCCCGACCCCGACCCCGACCCCGACCCCGACCCCGACCTCGACCTCGACCCCGACCCCGACCTCGACCCCGACCCCGACCCCGACCCCGACCTCGACCCCGACCCCGACCCCGACCCCGACCCCGACCTCGACCCCGACCCCGACCCCGACCCCGACCTCGAAGTTGCGCTCTCCCTCTCCCCTCCGGGGAGAGGGCCGGGGTGAGGGGCTCCTCGACGACCTCGACGGTGTTCGAGCGGCTGGAGCGGGACGGGCTTGCATTGCAGCCTCCCCCTGCGGGTGAGGAGGCTGCAATGCACACACACTTCGACGCTCCGCTCCAGACGCTCTCTCACACTCCGGTGGCTGATCTCGCTGCTCCGGTGGCTGATCCCGCTGCTCCGGTGGCCAATCCAGCTGCTCCGGCGGCCGCCCCCGGTGCTCTCCCTGCTGCGGTTTCCGTTGCAGCACCAGTCCTCCCCTTCCAGCGGCTCGACGCGTACCGGGTGGCGAGGGAGCTGGCGCGGGCGGTCTGCACGGCGGGCATCGCGGACGCGGAGCTGCGCGACCAGGCCACGCGGGCGGCCAAGTCGGCGTTCCTGAACCTGTGCGAGGGGCTGCCCGACGATCGGCCGGGGGTGCGCCGGCGGTACTTCCGGCAGGCGGACGGCTCGGTGCACGAGGTGGCCGGGGCGCTGGACCTGGCGGCGGCCATCGGGGCGCTCGACGAGGAGGTGGCCCGGCAGGGCATCGCCCTGGCCGCCCGGGTGCGGGCGCTGCTGCGCGGGCTGCTGCGGCGAGGGAGGCCGGGGGAGCCGAGGCGACTGCCCTCGGCTCCCACGGTCCGCCCCCGGCCGGCTACCGGATGAGCCCGGTGAGCAGGGCCACCAGCCGGTGGGCCACCTGGTTCACCCGGGCCGCCGCGGCCGGGGAGGCGTCCCCGCAGGAGGCGGCGATCTCCACCGCCGCCGCGGCCTCGCCGGCCTCGGCGCGGGCGATGGCGAAGGAGCGGGCCTTGTCCGGGCGCGAGACCCGGCCCGCGCCCTCGGCCGTGTTGAGGCTCGCCGACTTGGCCGAGCGCAGCGCCTCGTCGCGCAGCTTGGGGTCACGCACCTGGGCCGCACGGACCGCCGCGAGCAGCTCCAGCGCCACGCCGTAGGCGATGAGCCGGTGGTGGGGGAGGGAGACCCCGCCCGCGCCGAGCGGAGAGGAGGAGGGACCCTGGTGACCCGAGGATGGAGAGGAGGAACTCCTGGGACCCGAGGCAGTGGAGGAGGAACCCCTGGGACCCGAGGCCAATGAAGAGGAACCCGCGGGACCCGAGGCCGGAGAAGAGGTGAACCCGCGGGGAACCGTTGCCGTGTGATCAGCGAAGAGCGAGTGGTGGTCGTTCATGTCGCGCTCCTTTCACCCCGAGAAGGAGCGCGACATGAACGACGGCACCCATGAGCCCGAGCCCACCCGGCGCGTCTCAGGAGTACGCCGCACGCGCAGTGACGGGCGCAGCCCGGCGCGAGCGTGCCAGTGCGAGCAGCAGCGACGAGTGGGCGCCCTGACCCCTGGCGGCCCCCTCACCCCGGCCCTCTCCCCCAGCAAGCTGGGGGAGAGGGTGAGCAACCAGCTCGACCCCGACCCCGACCCCTACCCCGACCCCGACCCCGACCCCGACCGCGACCCCGACCCGACCCCGACCCCGACCCCGACCCCGACCTCGACCCCGACCCCGACCCCGACCCCGACCCCGACCCCGACCCCGACCGCGCCGATATCGCGCGCCGCCCCGCCTGTCCCCTCCCGCCAACCGGGGGTACCATCTC is a window from the Anaeromyxobacter sp. genome containing:
- a CDS encoding four helix bundle protein; translation: MHTHFDAPLQTLSHTPVADLAAPVADPAAPVANPAAPAAAPGALPAAVSVAAPVLPFQRLDAYRVARELARAVCTAGIADAELRDQATRAAKSAFLNLCEGLPDDRPGVRRRYFRQADGSVHEVAGALDLAAAIGALDEEVARQGIALAARVRALLRGLLRRGRPGEPRRLPSAPTVRPRPATG
- a CDS encoding four helix bundle protein encodes the protein MNDHHSLFADHTATVPRGFTSSPASGPAGSSSLASGPRGSSSTASGPRSSSSPSSGHQGPSSSPLGAGGVSLPHHRLIAYGVALELLAAVRAAQVRDPKLRDEALRSAKSASLNTAEGAGRVSRPDKARSFAIARAEAGEAAAAVEIAASCGDASPAAAARVNQVAHRLVALLTGLIR